The following is a genomic window from Polyangia bacterium.
GCCGACCGGCTGATTCCCCCGGCGACGCCGCCACCCGCGCTGCGCACCGTGACGCCCAGCGATCTGCGCGCCCTCGAGCACTACGACATGGCCCGCACCGGCGCCGAGCGCGGCCGCGATCTGGCGTTGCTGGCGTCGACCGGGTCGGCGCTGATGTGGGAACCGAATGGCAAGCTCAGCGGCTATCTTTTTTATCGCTCGCTTCCGGCGCGGGTGATCGTCGGTCCCGCGGTCGCCGATTCACCCGATGGTCTCGGCATCCTGCTGGACGCCGCCGCCACCGTGCTGCCGGGTCGGGCCGCGGTGGTTCGCGCCTCCGCCGCTTCGCCCACCGTCCTGCAGCGCGCTTTTTCGCGCGGGTTTCGCGTCGACCACCTCGGCAACTTGATGGTCAAGGGTCCGTACACTCCGCCTCCGGCCCAGTTCTACGCCCTCTTTCCCGAGAGTCTCTAGCGGTCGCGGTTCCCGCGCCTATGCTATTGTTTTCCGGCCGATAGATGGACGTCCGCTGCGACCGTTGCCAAACCGAGTACGAGCTTGATGACCGCAGCGTCACCGACGCCGGTGCGTCGGTGCAATGCACGTCGTGCGGCCATACGTTCGTGGTCTCGCGCCAGCGTCCTTCGTCGCCCTCCGCGCCACCGCGACCGCCCGGCACGCCGGCGATGGGCGTGCAGCAGACGGATCCAGCGACCGCCGATTGGCTGCTGGCCACGGAGGAAGGGCAGACCCACCGCTTTCGCGATCTGACCACGCTGCACAAGTGGATCGTGGAACGAAAGGTGACGCGCGAGGATCGTATCTCGCAAAAAGGCGGTCCCTGGCGCCAGCTGGGCGACCTGCTGGATCTGGCGCCGTTCTTCGACGTGGTGGCGCAGGCCGATCGGGCGCGCGCCGCCGAGCCGACCTCGCAGTTTCAGCGACCCGGCGCCTCCGGCGGTTCTGGGTTGACCCCGGTGCGGCCGTCGCCGGTCGGCAGCCGGCAATCGACCCCACGCATACCGGACGCCGACGAAGACGAAGACAGCGACCTTTACACCAGCGGCCAGTTTCCCGGCCCCGAAGTGCCGACCCGGGTTCCGTTGGACCCGGTCATCGACGATGATTTCCCGCCGTCCTTGCAACCGGCCACGAACCGCGGGGCGAAGATCGTCACCGGCTTGATGGTGGTGGTGGGACTGGCGGCGGTGGCCGCGTACGCGGGTTTCAAACAGCCGAACTGGTTCCCGTTCTTCAAGCGCCCGGACGTGGCTGCCGAGCCCGTGTCGGCGCCCGCGACCCCTGCGCCAGCCGGCCAGTCGGCGCGGCCGGCGGTTGCCGCTGTACCGGCCGCCGCCCCGTCGCCACCAGCGCCGGCGCCGGCGCCGGCTGCGCCCGCCGCAGCTCCGGCCGCAGTCATGCCCACCGCAGCGGTGCCAGCGGCGGCAGCCGCCGACAATCACAAAGCGCCCACCGGAAAACCTGCTGCTGCCGAACTGCCTTCCGCCACTCCCAAACCGAAGAGCTACGATCGCTTGATCGCCGACGCCGATCGTTTGCTGG
Proteins encoded in this region:
- a CDS encoding tetratricopeptide repeat protein; this translates as MDVRCDRCQTEYELDDRSVTDAGASVQCTSCGHTFVVSRQRPSSPSAPPRPPGTPAMGVQQTDPATADWLLATEEGQTHRFRDLTTLHKWIVERKVTREDRISQKGGPWRQLGDLLDLAPFFDVVAQADRARAAEPTSQFQRPGASGGSGLTPVRPSPVGSRQSTPRIPDADEDEDSDLYTSGQFPGPEVPTRVPLDPVIDDDFPPSLQPATNRGAKIVTGLMVVVGLAAVAAYAGFKQPNWFPFFKRPDVAAEPVSAPATPAPAGQSARPAVAAVPAAAPSPPAPAPAPAAPAAAPAAVMPTAAVPAAAAADNHKAPTGKPAAAELPSATPKPKSYDRLIADADRLLENGQSGRAQKLYDEALGMQPNGVAALTGEAYVLLDREKVMSSIATFRRALAARPDFPAATFGLAEAYRAQGENTQAVEIYKRYLAVSPAGPDAPAARGQIKALEGTASRRAEPPSPTATIPASSDPTAPPSSAR